Proteins from a genomic interval of Dryobates pubescens isolate bDryPub1 chromosome 7, bDryPub1.pri, whole genome shotgun sequence:
- the POU4F1 gene encoding POU domain, class 4, transcription factor 1 has translation MMSMNSKQPHFAMHPTLPEHKYPSLHSSSEAIRRACLPTPPLQSNIFASLDETLLARAEALAAVDIAVSQGKSHPFKPDATYHTMNSVPCTSTSTVPLAHHHHHHHHHHQALEPGDLLDHITSPSLALMPGGGGGGSGGSAGHDGAGGGGAGAGSGGAGGGGGGGGLISTSAHPHSHMHGLGHLSHPAAMNMPSGLPHPGLVAAHHGAAGQVASAAAVVGAAGLASICDSDTDPRELEAFAERFKQRRIKLGVTQADVGSALANLKIPGVGSLSQSTICRFESLTLSHNNMIALKPILQAWLEEAEGAQREKMNKPELFNGGEKKRKRTSIAAPEKRSLEAYFAVQPRPSSEKIAAIAEKLDLKKNVVRVWFCNQRQKQKRMKFSATY, from the exons ATGATGTCTATGAACAGCAAGCAGCCGCATTTTGCCATGCATCCCACCCTACCTGAGCACAAATACCCCTCTCTACACTCCAGTTCGGAAGCAATAAGAAGAGCATGTCTACCAACTCCACCG ctgcagagcaataTCTTCGCCAGCCTCGATGAGACCCTGCTGGCGCGGGCCGAGGCTCTGGCCGCCGTCGACATTGCCGTTTCGCAGGGTAAAAGTCACCCCTTCAAGCCGGACGCCACCTACCACACCATGAACAGCGTGCCCTGCACCTCCACCTCCACTGTGCCCCTGgcgcaccaccaccaccaccatcaccaccaccaccaggcgCTGGAGCCCGGAGACCTCCTCGACCACATCACCTCCCCATCGCTAGCGCTCATGCCCGGcggaggaggcggcggcagcggcggcagcgctGGCCACGACGGGGCGGGTGGCGGCGGTGCCGGGGCCggcagcggcggggccggcggcggcgggggcggcggcggcctcATCTCCACCTCGGCCCACCCGCACTCGCACATGCACGGCCTGGGCCACCTCTCGCACCCGGCCGCCATGAACATGCCGTCGGGGCTGCCGCACCCGGGGCTGGTGGCCGCTCACCACGGGGCAGCGGGGCAGGTGGCCTCGGCGGCGGCGGTGGTAGGGGCAGCTGGCTTGGCCTCCATCTGCGACTCGGACACGGACCCGCGGGAGCTGGAGGCCTTCGCCGAGCGCTTCAAGCAGCGCCGCATCAAGTTGGGGGTGACCCAGGCCGACGTGGGCTCGGCATTGGCCAACCTGAAGATCCCGGGGGTGGGCTCCCTCAGCCAGAGCACCATCTGCCGCTTCGAGTCTCTCACCCTCTCCCACAACAACATGATTGCCCTCAAACCCATCCTGCaggcctggctggaggaggccgAGGGTGCCCAGCGGGAAAAAATGAACAAACCCGAGCTCTTCAACGGGGGCGAGAAGAAGCGCAAGAGGACTTCCATCGCCGCTCCAGAGAAGCGTTCCCTGGAGGCTTACTTCGCCGTCCAGCCCCGGCCTTCCTCTGAGAAGATCGCCGCCATCGCTGAGAAATTGGACCTCAAAAAGAACGTGGTGCGGGTTTGGTTTTGCAaccagagacagaagcagaaacGGATGAAATTTTCCGCCACCTACTAG